From a single Novipirellula caenicola genomic region:
- a CDS encoding NfeD family protein, whose amino-acid sequence MPLYYAYGLLLLFYILLVLEFMIPTGGLVGIAAVVTIISALAVAFAHSMTAGFTLLIIVAITTPLIFVAVIRVWPHTPIGRRILNRRPGQTSEGRAKRTLSNGTPLDALVGHIGIAKTNLLPSGLVKVDDVRLDAVSLGMPIDAGQSIIVTKVNAGKVYVRPISEAERAAAEQAAASPNASEPPVSPPSLENPPESFDFDTMDLDSSPN is encoded by the coding sequence ATGCCGCTCTACTACGCGTACGGACTGCTGTTGCTGTTCTACATTCTGCTGGTCTTGGAGTTTATGATTCCGACGGGCGGATTGGTTGGAATCGCTGCGGTCGTGACGATCATCTCGGCGTTGGCAGTCGCGTTTGCTCATAGCATGACCGCCGGGTTTACCTTGTTGATCATCGTCGCAATCACAACGCCGTTGATTTTTGTTGCCGTGATCCGCGTCTGGCCCCACACGCCGATCGGTCGCCGCATTCTCAATCGGCGACCGGGCCAGACGAGCGAAGGACGCGCCAAGCGGACGCTTTCCAATGGCACGCCGCTGGATGCATTGGTGGGGCACATTGGAATCGCCAAAACCAATCTGTTGCCAAGCGGGTTGGTCAAGGTGGATGACGTGCGGTTGGACGCCGTCAGTTTGGGGATGCCGATCGACGCGGGGCAGTCGATCATTGTGACCAAGGTCAATGCGGGAAAGGTCTACGTTCGTCCGATCAGTGAAGCCGAACGTGCGGCAGCGGAACAGGCCGCGGCCTCGCCAAATGCATCGGAACCGCCGGTGTCTCCACCGTCGCTTGAAAATCCACCTGAATCGTTCGATTTTGATACGATGGATCTCGATTCGAGCCCCAATTGA
- a CDS encoding P-II family nitrogen regulator has protein sequence MKQIITTVRPHLAEQVLASLRRAPLEALSVMEVKGYGRQKSYLNEYKETEYSQAFVPKVEITLWVDDSRCEEILQKIVSVTRTGRIGDGKILVLPVSEYL, from the coding sequence ATGAAACAAATCATCACCACGGTACGTCCCCATCTTGCCGAGCAAGTGCTGGCGAGCCTGCGTCGCGCCCCGCTGGAAGCCCTCAGCGTGATGGAAGTCAAGGGTTACGGCCGCCAAAAGAGCTATTTGAACGAATACAAAGAAACCGAATATTCGCAGGCCTTTGTCCCTAAAGTGGAAATCACGCTGTGGGTCGATGATTCTCGCTGCGAAGAAATCTTGCAGAAAATCGTTTCGGTCACCCGCACTGGCCGCATCGGCGACGGCAAAATCTTGGTGTTGCCGGTTTCCGAATACCTGTAG
- a CDS encoding putative DNA modification/repair radical SAM protein, producing the protein MDVRDKLAILADAAKYDASCASSGAKSTRAGSQIGSTEGMGICHSYTPDGRCISLLKILLTNYCIYDCQYCVNRVSSDTPRARFTVEEVVSLTMEFYKRNYVEGLFLSSGIIQNSDYTMEQLIAVAKTLRTDQHYGGYIHLKTIPNASQSLIEEAGKWADRLSVNIELPTEGDLYKLAPEKKKPQIVSAMHGIREKIDETKHEQASGFKPPSFAPAGQSTQMIVGATETPDLEVLKTASELYTGQKLRRVYYSAYSPIPHADARLPGQSPPLIREHRLYQADWLMRFYGFSANEIVAEKDHNLSLEIDPKLAWALANRHFFPVDVNRASQEELLRIPGIGVRNVQRIVSLRRHRPLRTADLRKLRVAWNRAKVFVLTADHNPGVADLDKLNLGKQVAPKSRQLMLFDAASSALTGEV; encoded by the coding sequence ATGGACGTACGCGACAAACTCGCGATCCTTGCTGACGCAGCCAAATACGATGCTTCGTGCGCCAGCAGCGGTGCCAAGAGCACTCGCGCCGGTAGCCAAATCGGCAGCACCGAGGGCATGGGGATCTGTCACAGCTACACCCCAGATGGACGCTGTATTTCGCTGCTAAAAATCCTGCTGACGAACTATTGCATCTACGACTGCCAATACTGTGTCAATCGCGTTTCGAGCGATACGCCGCGGGCTCGTTTTACGGTCGAGGAAGTCGTGTCGTTGACGATGGAGTTTTACAAACGCAACTACGTCGAAGGTTTGTTTCTGAGTTCGGGGATCATCCAAAATTCGGACTACACGATGGAGCAGTTGATTGCTGTCGCTAAAACGCTCCGCACCGACCAACACTACGGCGGCTACATCCATCTGAAGACGATCCCCAACGCGTCACAATCGTTGATCGAAGAGGCGGGCAAATGGGCGGATCGGTTAAGTGTAAATATTGAACTGCCCACCGAAGGCGACCTCTACAAACTGGCTCCTGAAAAGAAAAAGCCTCAGATTGTTAGTGCGATGCACGGTATTCGCGAAAAGATCGATGAAACGAAACACGAGCAGGCATCTGGATTCAAGCCACCTTCGTTCGCGCCTGCTGGTCAAAGTACCCAAATGATCGTCGGAGCGACCGAGACGCCCGATTTGGAAGTGCTAAAAACTGCATCGGAGCTGTACACGGGGCAAAAATTGCGACGTGTTTATTACTCGGCATACAGTCCGATCCCGCATGCGGACGCACGACTGCCTGGGCAATCACCACCGCTGATTCGCGAACACCGATTGTATCAAGCCGATTGGTTGATGAGGTTTTATGGTTTTAGTGCGAACGAGATTGTTGCCGAAAAGGACCACAATCTGTCGCTTGAGATCGACCCCAAGTTGGCTTGGGCGTTGGCGAATCGCCACTTTTTTCCTGTCGATGTGAATCGGGCCAGCCAAGAAGAATTGCTGCGGATCCCTGGGATTGGGGTGCGGAACGTGCAACGGATTGTAAGCCTGCGTCGGCACCGACCGCTTCGGACTGCGGACCTGCGAAAATTGCGAGTCGCATGGAATCGAGCCAAAGTGTTTGTGTTGACCGCTGATCACAATCCGGGCGTTGCAGATTTGGACAAGTTGAACCTGGGAAAACAGGTCGCTCCAAAGTCAAGACAACTGATGTTGTTTGATGCAGCAAGTTCGGCGTTGACAGGCGAGGTGTAA
- the floA gene encoding flotillin-like protein FloA (flotillin-like protein involved in membrane lipid rafts): MLKLALLAQELPSATVPILIGALVLFAGMMVLLFVFASYFGLWIQSQLTGANISIFNLLGMTFRKVNARSIVRSKIMATQAGLEDPEITGEALEAHYLAGGNVQQVIRALIAAKKAKTISLTFREATAIDLAGRDVLESVQTSVYPKVIDCPPRGAVKPSLDAVAKDGIQLKVKARVTVRANLQQLIGGATEETIIARVGEGIVSAIGSATSHKAVLENPDVISKAVLAKRLDSQTAFEIVSIDIADIDVGANIGARLQADQAEADTQVARARAEGKRASAVAEEQEMQAKIEESRASLVLAQASVPEAMAEAFRSGNLHILDYYKLQNVSADTEMRKTIAGTGRHVVETNYGKD; encoded by the coding sequence ATGTTGAAACTTGCCCTTCTCGCTCAAGAATTGCCTAGCGCGACCGTGCCAATTTTGATCGGTGCGCTGGTATTGTTCGCCGGGATGATGGTGCTGCTCTTTGTATTCGCAAGCTATTTCGGTTTGTGGATTCAATCGCAACTGACTGGTGCGAACATCTCGATCTTCAATCTGTTGGGGATGACGTTCCGAAAGGTTAACGCTCGCAGCATCGTCCGTAGCAAAATCATGGCGACTCAGGCGGGACTCGAAGATCCAGAGATCACCGGCGAAGCGCTCGAAGCCCACTACTTGGCTGGCGGGAATGTCCAGCAAGTCATCCGAGCGCTGATCGCGGCAAAGAAGGCAAAGACAATCTCGTTGACCTTTCGTGAAGCCACGGCAATCGACTTGGCCGGACGTGATGTTTTAGAGTCGGTGCAAACCAGTGTTTATCCAAAGGTGATCGATTGCCCGCCGCGTGGTGCCGTCAAACCATCGCTGGATGCGGTCGCCAAAGACGGTATCCAGTTGAAAGTCAAAGCACGGGTGACGGTGCGGGCAAACTTGCAGCAATTGATCGGCGGTGCGACCGAAGAAACGATCATCGCACGTGTTGGTGAAGGGATCGTAAGCGCGATCGGTAGTGCCACCAGCCACAAAGCGGTGTTGGAAAACCCCGACGTGATCAGTAAAGCGGTGCTTGCCAAACGGCTTGATTCGCAAACCGCATTCGAGATCGTTTCAATCGACATCGCAGATATCGACGTTGGGGCGAACATCGGCGCTCGCTTGCAGGCGGACCAAGCCGAAGCGGACACGCAAGTCGCACGAGCACGGGCCGAAGGCAAACGAGCATCCGCAGTGGCCGAAGAACAAGAGATGCAGGCCAAGATCGAAGAGAGCCGCGCGTCGTTGGTCTTGGCTCAAGCATCGGTGCCCGAGGCAATGGCCGAAGCATTCCGCAGCGGCAACCTGCATATCCTGGATTACTACAAACTACAGAACGTCAGCGCCGACACCGAAATGCGGAAAACGATTGCCGGCACAGGACGCCACGTGGTCGAAACCAACTACGGTAAAGACTAA
- a CDS encoding ABC transporter ATP-binding protein has product MNAEFVLQASGIYKSYHKNKIEVPVLRGVDVDITAGKINALVGRSGSGKSTLMHLLATLDTPDAGEIYFQGKRIDNASRAERDSYRNHDIGIIFQFYHLLPELTALENVLAPMMISQSLLGYFRNRKEIRRRAEEMLDRVGLAHRSTHRPAEMSGGEMQRAAIARALMTDPSLLLADEPTGNLDTETGESILNLLVDLNQQENLTIVMITHDDAIAEKADVCYRMQDGLLETSHGVLQAA; this is encoded by the coding sequence ATGAACGCTGAATTTGTCCTTCAAGCAAGCGGCATCTACAAGAGCTATCACAAAAACAAGATCGAAGTCCCCGTGCTTCGCGGCGTTGACGTCGATATCACCGCGGGCAAGATCAACGCGTTGGTGGGACGATCCGGCAGCGGCAAAAGCACGCTGATGCATCTGTTAGCTACATTGGACACCCCCGATGCCGGAGAGATCTATTTCCAAGGCAAGCGGATCGACAACGCCTCGCGAGCCGAACGCGATTCGTATCGCAACCATGACATCGGAATCATTTTCCAGTTCTATCATTTGCTGCCCGAGTTGACGGCACTCGAAAACGTGTTGGCACCGATGATGATCAGCCAGAGTTTGTTGGGCTATTTCCGCAACCGCAAAGAAATTCGCCGCCGTGCCGAAGAGATGCTCGATCGCGTCGGGCTCGCCCACCGATCCACCCACCGTCCGGCGGAAATGAGTGGCGGAGAGATGCAGCGTGCGGCAATTGCCCGCGCGTTGATGACCGATCCTTCGCTGCTGCTTGCCGATGAGCCGACAGGGAACCTGGATACCGAAACAGGCGAATCGATCCTCAACTTGTTGGTGGATTTAAACCAACAAGAAAACCTGACAATCGTGATGATCACGCACGATGACGCGATCGCAGAAAAAGCAGACGTGTGCTATCGCATGCAAGATGGTCTGCTGGAAACCAGTCACGGCGTGCTACAAGCCGCTTGA
- a CDS encoding RsmD family RNA methyltransferase yields MKQRNDSNRRKKNVTSTSARGGSGKPRSAGRSRSELKSNKANATKLRVIGGDMRGRHIFYHGEAFTRPMKDSVRENLFNILGRAVRGAIAFDLFAGTGALAIESISRGAVEAVAIEQSNRAAGHIRETSKSLGIESKMKVLVGDAFRWSETSLVAPEDPDDPKIGVPWIVFLSPPYVMWEEELDKLNAVINQVLRQAPPGSVLVAETEDTFDATRLPPGEWDLRVYGNVQLAFIEPATQCGLRC; encoded by the coding sequence ATGAAACAACGCAATGATTCGAATCGACGCAAGAAAAACGTCACTTCCACCTCCGCACGCGGTGGCTCTGGAAAACCGCGATCCGCTGGACGGTCACGCTCGGAGCTGAAAAGCAACAAGGCCAACGCGACAAAATTGCGGGTCATCGGCGGCGATATGCGAGGACGCCACATCTTTTATCACGGCGAGGCGTTCACGCGGCCAATGAAAGATAGCGTTCGTGAGAACCTGTTCAATATTCTTGGACGAGCCGTTCGGGGGGCAATCGCATTCGATTTGTTTGCCGGCACCGGAGCGTTGGCAATCGAATCGATCAGCCGCGGCGCGGTCGAAGCCGTGGCGATCGAGCAATCCAATCGCGCCGCCGGGCATATCCGCGAAACCAGCAAATCGCTGGGCATCGAATCCAAAATGAAAGTCCTGGTGGGCGATGCATTCCGCTGGAGCGAAACTTCGCTGGTCGCTCCCGAAGACCCCGACGATCCCAAGATTGGCGTCCCCTGGATCGTCTTTTTGTCGCCTCCCTATGTGATGTGGGAAGAAGAACTCGACAAGCTCAATGCCGTGATCAACCAAGTGCTACGGCAAGCGCCCCCCGGCAGCGTGCTGGTCGCCGAGACCGAAGATACGTTTGACGCGACGCGATTGCCACCAGGCGAATGGGACCTCCGCGTGTACGGCAACGTCCAGTTGGCATTTATCGAGCCGGCGACCCAGTGCGGGCTAAGGTGCTAA
- a CDS encoding NfeD family protein yields the protein MKDATKWGETISACVALGRGIVPFLLTGLLTLASSAAWAADAKADDPDSKANRVKVGYVIDMPASLTADGTASILAQLNRLAESSSDESRVTVVIRYAAGDDNDRQTLTGETGFEDALRLARAMTGPDLRRVRVVSWVQGTVEGHLVLPILASDLLIVSAAGVIADATKNETSTDETIEVSYRSIAARRGLFPPEVVSALVDPGMELARVTKLDGSEVFAAGEALAELRAGGQITSEAIWSTAESPLRIDANQLRASRIASGIVNRDDQAAELLDLAAIHPLDAKQTLGDPVGVLLEMVGSINSGRSRRWQSNLTATLESGEINTWVVAIDSPGGSLSQSATLAAWFAQPETPLQTVAGYVQGEARGDAALIAIACRPMYMNPNAKLGGPGAEAIDAAMVIRNDELIEQIARASKRPAALIRGLLDPNLEVYRYTNRKTGRIRYATESDLIEGAADVEVERDRWQRGERIELAAGLTSAQAIALGLADGESASVDDVSRRVGLSGTPPPVTDRKMVRFVEKLGRSHALAFLLLFIGFAALSTEANAPGLGIPGFVAVICFAMYFWIKFLAGTAEWLELLAFSLGLICIAIEVFVVPGFGVFGIGGIGLTVLGIVLMSQTFIVPRNVYQLQVLTQSIWTALFAGFGLIGGFIAFRMLMPHVPLLGGLTMEPPDTAAVNEAEKLADYTHLQGQMGTATTPLRPAGKARFGDQIVQVVSDGTPIAAGDPVRVFEIHGTRIVVEAVES from the coding sequence ATGAAAGATGCAACGAAATGGGGCGAGACGATTTCCGCTTGCGTTGCCCTAGGGCGGGGCATCGTGCCTTTTCTATTGACTGGGCTTTTGACGCTTGCGTCATCGGCGGCGTGGGCAGCCGATGCAAAAGCCGATGACCCGGATTCCAAAGCCAATCGAGTCAAAGTCGGGTATGTGATCGACATGCCGGCCAGTTTGACGGCCGATGGCACCGCATCGATTTTGGCTCAGCTGAATCGTTTGGCTGAATCGTCGAGCGACGAGTCTCGGGTCACCGTGGTGATTCGCTACGCTGCGGGTGACGACAACGATCGCCAAACGTTGACCGGCGAAACGGGGTTCGAGGACGCACTGCGATTAGCACGAGCGATGACGGGGCCCGACCTACGCCGCGTGCGTGTGGTTTCGTGGGTCCAAGGGACGGTCGAGGGGCATTTGGTGCTGCCGATTTTGGCGTCGGATCTTTTGATTGTCTCAGCCGCCGGGGTGATCGCCGATGCGACGAAAAACGAAACGAGTACGGATGAAACGATCGAGGTCAGCTATCGATCGATTGCGGCGCGGCGAGGGTTGTTTCCGCCCGAGGTGGTCAGTGCGTTGGTCGATCCCGGAATGGAATTGGCTCGCGTCACCAAGCTCGACGGCAGCGAGGTGTTTGCCGCTGGCGAAGCGTTGGCGGAATTGCGTGCCGGGGGGCAGATCACCAGCGAAGCGATTTGGTCCACTGCGGAAAGTCCGCTGCGGATCGATGCCAATCAACTCCGTGCCTCACGAATTGCATCGGGGATCGTCAATCGCGACGACCAGGCTGCCGAACTGCTTGACCTTGCCGCGATTCATCCGCTCGATGCGAAACAGACGCTTGGGGATCCGGTTGGCGTGTTATTGGAAATGGTCGGTTCGATCAATTCCGGCCGCTCACGCCGGTGGCAAAGCAATTTAACGGCAACGCTCGAATCGGGTGAGATCAATACGTGGGTCGTCGCCATCGACTCACCCGGCGGCAGTCTCAGCCAAAGTGCAACCTTGGCCGCTTGGTTCGCTCAACCCGAAACTCCGCTGCAGACCGTAGCGGGATATGTGCAAGGCGAGGCGCGTGGTGACGCGGCGTTAATTGCGATTGCGTGTCGGCCGATGTACATGAACCCCAACGCCAAACTTGGCGGTCCCGGCGCCGAAGCGATCGATGCGGCGATGGTCATTCGCAATGATGAATTGATCGAGCAGATTGCCCGCGCGAGCAAGCGGCCAGCGGCTTTGATCCGTGGGTTATTGGACCCGAATCTCGAGGTCTACCGTTACACCAATCGAAAAACGGGGCGAATTCGTTATGCGACCGAATCGGATTTGATCGAAGGCGCGGCCGACGTGGAAGTCGAACGCGATCGATGGCAACGTGGCGAACGGATCGAATTGGCTGCGGGTTTGACGTCGGCGCAAGCGATTGCGTTGGGGTTAGCCGATGGTGAATCGGCGTCGGTCGATGATGTTTCGCGCCGCGTCGGACTGAGCGGGACGCCGCCACCGGTGACCGATCGCAAGATGGTTCGTTTCGTTGAAAAGCTGGGCCGCAGTCATGCCTTGGCGTTTTTGCTGTTGTTCATCGGTTTTGCAGCGTTGTCGACCGAAGCCAACGCTCCTGGTTTGGGCATCCCCGGATTCGTCGCCGTGATTTGTTTCGCAATGTATTTTTGGATCAAATTTTTGGCGGGGACCGCCGAATGGCTCGAACTGTTGGCGTTTTCACTCGGATTGATCTGTATCGCCATCGAAGTGTTCGTGGTGCCGGGGTTCGGGGTGTTTGGAATCGGCGGTATCGGATTGACTGTGCTGGGGATTGTGTTGATGAGCCAGACGTTTATCGTGCCGCGTAACGTCTATCAGTTGCAAGTATTAACGCAAAGCATCTGGACCGCATTGTTTGCCGGTTTCGGTTTGATCGGCGGGTTTATTGCATTTCGGATGTTGATGCCGCACGTTCCGCTGCTGGGCGGTTTGACGATGGAACCGCCCGATACCGCAGCGGTGAACGAAGCCGAAAAGCTTGCCGATTACACTCATTTGCAAGGCCAGATGGGAACCGCCACCACCCCGCTACGTCCGGCGGGCAAGGCCCGGTTTGGTGACCAGATCGTGCAAGTGGTCAGTGATGGGACTCCGATCGCAGCGGGGGATCCGGTGCGAGTATTTGAGATCCATGGAACGCGGATCGTGGTCGAGGCGGTAGAAAGTTAA
- a CDS encoding ABC transporter permease, giving the protein MYRWLLCFRYLRTRYIALASIISVTLGVATLIVVNSVMAGFSAEMHDRLHGLASDILIECHASGGMPDPEGHLREINKVCGDQIAGASVSVHVPSMLGIDFNGQQIARHVNLVGLDPETYNTVSQFGQFLLHPENQTGVSFDLREDGFAPDRDGFPASGWRYRRARAAYEKALQFERDRIDALKAKQTQQTTPQLASDNTSAGSEPTTSPAAAPSQDEPTFSAVFSPELLQDSGGEAPKVFNPAEEQYPGIILGISTCSSKMRDADDVVRDHYYCRPGDDVRMMFPNASENTKVVNQKFTVVDLYESGMSEYDSTFAFCRLDQLQTFRGMIDPQTGTRSVTTIQLKLIEGANLNEVRDALRRRFPPDMFAYNIQTWRDMQGPLLAAVRLETTILNILLFLIIAVAGFGILATFFMIVVEKTRDIGTLKALGASGKGVMSIFLSYGLLLGFVGSGAGLIGGLIFVSKINEIAAVIEKVTGQEVFDPTVYYFTEIPTIIHPFTLCWVMAGAVAIAALASVLPALRAARMHPVKALRFE; this is encoded by the coding sequence ATGTATCGTTGGTTGCTCTGTTTTCGCTACTTGCGGACTCGTTATATCGCGTTAGCTTCGATCATCAGTGTCACGCTCGGCGTCGCCACGCTGATTGTGGTCAACAGTGTGATGGCGGGGTTTTCAGCCGAAATGCATGATCGGCTGCACGGTTTGGCGTCGGACATCCTGATCGAATGCCACGCCAGCGGTGGGATGCCTGATCCCGAAGGGCATTTGCGCGAGATCAATAAGGTGTGTGGTGACCAAATCGCCGGCGCCTCGGTCAGCGTGCATGTCCCCAGTATGCTGGGGATCGATTTCAACGGGCAACAAATTGCCCGGCACGTCAATCTCGTCGGACTCGACCCCGAAACGTACAACACCGTCAGCCAGTTTGGGCAATTCCTGCTGCACCCGGAAAACCAAACCGGCGTCAGCTTTGATCTTCGCGAAGACGGTTTTGCGCCGGACCGCGATGGCTTTCCTGCATCCGGATGGCGTTATCGCCGCGCCCGTGCCGCCTACGAAAAAGCGCTGCAGTTTGAACGTGACCGCATCGACGCTTTGAAAGCAAAACAAACTCAGCAGACCACGCCTCAATTGGCCAGCGATAACACGTCCGCTGGTTCAGAACCCACGACTTCGCCAGCCGCAGCCCCGAGTCAGGATGAGCCGACGTTTTCGGCCGTCTTTTCGCCTGAACTGCTACAAGACAGCGGTGGCGAAGCCCCCAAAGTATTCAATCCGGCCGAAGAGCAATATCCTGGCATCATCCTTGGGATTTCGACCTGCAGCAGCAAGATGCGGGACGCCGACGATGTCGTTCGCGATCATTACTATTGCCGCCCTGGCGACGATGTACGGATGATGTTTCCAAATGCATCTGAGAACACCAAGGTCGTCAATCAAAAATTCACCGTTGTCGATTTGTATGAATCGGGTATGAGCGAATACGACAGCACGTTTGCGTTTTGTCGTCTCGATCAACTGCAAACGTTCCGGGGCATGATCGATCCGCAAACCGGAACCCGCAGCGTAACCACCATTCAATTAAAGCTGATCGAAGGTGCGAACTTGAACGAAGTGCGTGACGCGCTTCGTCGCCGCTTCCCACCAGACATGTTCGCCTACAACATCCAAACGTGGCGTGACATGCAAGGACCGCTGCTGGCTGCGGTGCGATTGGAAACCACGATCTTGAATATCCTGCTGTTCTTGATCATCGCCGTTGCTGGATTCGGCATCCTGGCCACCTTCTTTATGATCGTGGTCGAAAAAACTCGCGACATCGGAACCTTGAAAGCGCTCGGAGCCTCGGGCAAGGGAGTGATGAGCATCTTTCTAAGCTACGGACTGCTGCTGGGGTTTGTCGGCAGTGGTGCGGGGCTGATCGGCGGATTGATTTTTGTCAGCAAGATCAACGAGATTGCGGCGGTGATCGAAAAAGTCACCGGGCAAGAGGTCTTTGATCCGACCGTGTATTACTTCACCGAGATCCCCACGATCATCCATCCGTTCACATTGTGCTGGGTGATGGCGGGAGCGGTTGCGATCGCGGCGCTTGCCAGCGTTTTGCCGGCACTGCGGGCCGCTCGTATGCATCCGGTCAAAGCCCTTCGCTTCGAATAA
- a CDS encoding UdgX family uracil-DNA binding protein (This protein belongs to the uracil DNA glycosylase superfamily, members of which act in excision repair of DNA. However, it belongs more specifically to UdgX branch, whose founding member was found to bind uracil in DNA (where it does not belong), without cleaving it, appears to promote DNA repair by a pathway involving RecA, rather than base excision.), producing MTFFLHVETFTQWRQEARALLVRGVAPSEVHFSSGADQPSLFDAAAPEMPAKSNEVAPTVPSAFLEMAKHVACHRDANRWELLYRTLWRLTHGQRHLLEMSTDEDVFALNQMKKAVTRDVHKMKAFVRFRKVVASSDLQDTQTQPEALTNYIAWHRPDHRIVSLAAPFFARRFKAMNWTILTPDESVSWDQLELKYGPGVPVSEAPDADSLEDLWKTYYASIFNPARVKVAMMKREMPVRHWATLPETDLIPDLLQQASTRVSEMIAKNEGFAETAAHYMPTDGSLDSLRSAARHCRACDLHQCATQMVFGEGTPSARIVIVGEQPGDREDIEGRPFVGPAGQLLDEALQTLRIDRNEVYITNVVKHFKFTERGKQRLHKKPNSREIFACRPWLEAEIAAIRPDTILCLGATPASALFGRDFRVTQRRGEVIATDWCPRTIATWHPAAILRMPNPDRRAQKHQQFIADLALTLDQ from the coding sequence ATGACGTTTTTCTTGCATGTCGAAACGTTCACCCAGTGGCGTCAGGAAGCACGTGCGTTGTTGGTCCGCGGCGTCGCACCGTCAGAGGTTCACTTTTCGAGTGGCGCCGACCAACCGTCGCTGTTTGATGCTGCCGCACCAGAGATGCCGGCTAAATCCAACGAGGTCGCGCCCACGGTGCCATCCGCGTTTCTTGAAATGGCCAAGCACGTTGCATGTCATCGAGACGCCAATCGGTGGGAATTGTTGTACCGCACGCTGTGGCGATTGACGCATGGCCAGCGACATCTGCTGGAGATGTCGACCGATGAGGATGTATTTGCGCTAAATCAAATGAAGAAAGCCGTCACTCGCGATGTGCATAAAATGAAAGCGTTTGTGCGGTTTCGCAAAGTGGTTGCGTCCTCGGATTTGCAAGACACGCAGACGCAACCCGAGGCACTGACCAATTACATTGCTTGGCATCGCCCAGACCACCGCATCGTATCGTTGGCCGCTCCTTTTTTTGCACGCCGTTTTAAGGCGATGAATTGGACGATATTGACGCCGGACGAATCGGTTTCATGGGATCAATTGGAACTGAAATATGGACCGGGGGTTCCTGTTAGCGAGGCGCCGGATGCGGATTCGCTCGAGGATCTTTGGAAGACCTATTACGCATCGATCTTTAATCCTGCACGTGTCAAAGTGGCAATGATGAAGCGCGAGATGCCGGTGCGGCACTGGGCCACGTTGCCCGAAACCGATTTGATTCCTGACTTGCTTCAGCAAGCGTCCACGCGTGTCAGCGAGATGATCGCGAAAAACGAAGGGTTCGCGGAAACTGCCGCGCACTACATGCCCACCGACGGTTCGCTGGATTCACTGAGATCGGCTGCGAGACATTGTCGTGCCTGCGATTTGCATCAATGCGCAACGCAGATGGTGTTTGGCGAAGGCACCCCGTCCGCACGGATTGTCATCGTCGGCGAACAACCGGGCGATCGTGAAGACATCGAAGGACGACCGTTTGTGGGACCTGCAGGGCAACTGCTTGACGAGGCTTTGCAAACGCTTCGAATCGATCGCAACGAAGTTTACATCACCAATGTGGTCAAGCATTTCAAATTCACCGAACGCGGTAAACAGCGTCTGCACAAGAAACCCAACTCGCGAGAAATTTTTGCCTGCCGACCTTGGTTGGAAGCGGAAATTGCGGCGATCCGTCCAGACACGATCCTCTGTCTGGGCGCGACGCCTGCGTCGGCGTTGTTCGGACGCGATTTTCGCGTTACGCAGCGGCGCGGTGAGGTGATCGCTACGGATTGGTGCCCTCGCACGATCGCAACGTGGCATCCGGCCGCAATTCTGCGGATGCCCAATCCGGATCGACGAGCTCAGAAGCACCAACAATTTATTGCCGACCTAGCTTTGACACTCGATCAATAG